One Mycolicibacter sp. MU0083 DNA window includes the following coding sequences:
- a CDS encoding TIGR02569 family protein — protein MTVDPPPEHVLATFGIRNIEPTPLGAGWEDGWKCGEVVLSMVADHARAAWSAKIRETLFADGIRLARPVRSTDGRYVASGWRADTFVAGNPEPRHDEVVSAAVRLHEATAKLERPRFLTQAPVAPWADVDVFIAADRAAWEERPFASLQAGARLAPGSVDGQRSIDLINQLASLRKPTKSSSQLVHGDLYGTVLFSGAAAPGITDITPYWRPASWAAGVVVVDALSWGDADDGLIERWETLPEWPQMLLRALMFRLAVHALHPRSTSEAFPGLARTAALVRLML, from the coding sequence GTGACCGTCGATCCGCCTCCCGAACATGTGTTGGCGACGTTCGGTATTCGCAACATAGAACCGACACCGCTCGGAGCCGGCTGGGAGGACGGCTGGAAGTGCGGTGAAGTGGTGCTGTCGATGGTCGCCGACCATGCCAGGGCCGCGTGGTCGGCGAAGATCCGCGAGACGTTGTTCGCCGACGGCATCCGGCTGGCCCGCCCGGTGCGGTCCACCGACGGACGTTACGTCGCGTCGGGCTGGCGCGCCGATACCTTCGTCGCCGGCAACCCCGAACCCCGGCACGACGAGGTGGTGTCGGCCGCCGTCCGACTGCATGAGGCCACCGCCAAATTGGAGCGGCCCCGATTCCTCACCCAGGCACCGGTGGCCCCGTGGGCCGACGTCGACGTGTTCATCGCCGCGGACCGGGCGGCCTGGGAGGAGCGGCCGTTCGCCTCGCTGCAGGCCGGCGCCCGGCTGGCCCCCGGTTCGGTGGACGGGCAGCGGTCGATCGACCTGATCAACCAGCTGGCCAGCCTGCGCAAGCCGACCAAGAGTTCCAGCCAGTTGGTGCACGGCGACCTCTACGGCACGGTGCTGTTCTCCGGCGCCGCGGCACCGGGGATCACCGACATCACGCCCTATTGGCGGCCGGCCTCCTGGGCCGCCGGGGTGGTGGTCGTCGATGCACTGTCCTGGGGCGACGCCGATGACGGGCTCATCGAACGCTGGGAGACATTGCCCGAATGGCCGCAGATGCTGTTGCGCGCATTGATGTTCCGTCTTGCGGTACACGCGCTGCATCCGCGCTCCACCTCTGAGGCGTTCCCCGGTCTGGCCCGCACCGCGGCACTCGTGCGGCTGATGCTGTAG
- a CDS encoding DEAD/DEAH box helicase: protein MTPLISTTVPSTPPSFASLGVRDEIVRALAECGIEHAFAIQELTLPLALAGDDLIGQARTGMGKTYGFGVPLLQRVTTSPDRPLTGAPRALVVVPTRELCIQVSGDLADAAKYLTAGDRPLSVQAIYGGRPYEPQIEALQAGADVVVGTPGRLLDLAQQGHLQLGGLSVLVLDEADEMLDLGFLPDIERILARIPDDRQSMLFSATMPGPIITLARSFMNQPTHIRAEAPHSSAVHDATEQFVYRAHALDKAELVARVLQARGRGATMIFTRTKRTAQKVADDLDERGFKVGAVHGDLGQVAREKALKSFRAGDIDVLVATDVAARGIDIDDVTHVINYQCPDDEKTYVHRIGRTGRAGRTGVAVTLVDWDELARWTMIDKALDLSCPDPAETYSSSPHLYTELDIPTDAGGSIGKPRRLAKRTDDETRETSADRERSPRNPNRSRRRTRGGRADSAGTGTPAPETSEASTAPTSEAGGTGAPRRRRRRRPNKAAAAAANGS, encoded by the coding sequence ATGACCCCACTGATCTCCACCACCGTTCCCAGTACCCCTCCGAGCTTCGCCAGCCTGGGTGTTCGCGACGAAATCGTCCGCGCCCTGGCCGAATGCGGCATCGAGCACGCGTTCGCGATCCAGGAACTGACGCTTCCGCTGGCCCTGGCCGGCGACGACCTGATCGGCCAGGCCCGTACCGGCATGGGCAAGACCTACGGTTTCGGCGTCCCGCTGCTGCAGCGGGTCACCACCAGCCCGGACCGTCCGCTGACCGGGGCGCCCCGGGCCCTGGTGGTCGTACCCACCCGGGAGCTGTGCATCCAGGTCTCCGGCGACCTCGCCGACGCCGCCAAGTACCTGACCGCCGGTGACCGCCCCCTGTCGGTGCAGGCCATCTACGGTGGCCGCCCGTACGAGCCACAGATCGAGGCGCTGCAGGCCGGCGCCGACGTGGTGGTGGGCACCCCGGGCCGGCTGCTGGACCTGGCCCAGCAGGGTCACCTGCAGCTCGGCGGACTGTCGGTGCTGGTGCTCGACGAGGCCGACGAGATGCTGGACCTGGGCTTCTTGCCCGACATCGAGCGCATCCTGGCCCGCATCCCCGACGACCGCCAGTCGATGCTGTTCTCGGCGACCATGCCCGGCCCGATCATCACGCTGGCCCGCAGCTTCATGAACCAGCCCACCCACATCCGCGCGGAGGCACCGCACTCCTCGGCCGTTCACGACGCCACCGAGCAGTTCGTCTACCGGGCGCACGCGCTGGACAAGGCCGAGCTGGTCGCCCGGGTGCTGCAGGCCCGCGGCCGCGGCGCCACGATGATCTTCACCCGTACCAAGCGGACCGCCCAGAAGGTCGCCGACGACCTCGACGAGCGCGGGTTCAAGGTGGGCGCGGTGCACGGCGATCTGGGGCAGGTGGCCCGCGAGAAGGCCCTCAAGTCGTTCCGGGCCGGTGACATCGACGTGCTGGTGGCCACCGACGTCGCCGCCCGCGGCATCGACATCGACGACGTCACCCACGTCATCAACTACCAGTGCCCCGACGACGAGAAGACCTACGTGCACCGCATCGGCCGCACCGGCCGCGCCGGCCGCACCGGTGTCGCGGTCACCCTCGTCGACTGGGACGAACTGGCCCGCTGGACGATGATCGACAAGGCCCTCGACCTGAGCTGCCCGGATCCCGCGGAGACCTACTCCAGTTCGCCGCACCTCTACACCGAGTTGGACATCCCCACCGACGCCGGCGGCTCCATCGGCAAGCCGCGCCGGCTGGCCAAGCGGACCGACGACGAGACCCGCGAGACCTCTGCCGATCGGGAGCGGTCACCGCGCAACCCGAACCGGTCCCGGCGCCGCACCCGGGGCGGCCGGGCGGACTCCGCCGGCACCGGAACCCCGGCCCCCGAGACGTCGGAGGCCTCGACGGCGCCGACATCCGAGGCCGGCGGGACCGGCGCACCGCGTCGCCGTCGCCGCCGTCGGCCGAACAAGGCCGCCGCCGCTGCCGCGAACGGCAGCTGA
- a CDS encoding alpha/beta hydrolase produces the protein MSDLLHVHRFGPDGPVGLLAVHGLTGHGGRWRYVAGQLPDVAVAAPDLIGHGHSSWAAPWTIDANVAALAVLLDSAADGPVPVVAHSFGGAIALHLAAARPDLVESLVLLDPAIGLDGEWMATIAAAMLASPDYPDPAEARAEKEHGAWSDVDPAVLDAELDEHLIVLPSGRFGWRISVPAVMSYWSELARPVVLPRSTPTTVVRATRTSPAYVQAALIDALRARLGENFALVDLDCDHMVDQARPAEAAAVIRAQLDRR, from the coding sequence GTGAGCGATCTTCTGCACGTGCACCGCTTCGGGCCCGACGGTCCGGTCGGATTGCTGGCGGTACACGGACTGACCGGCCACGGGGGCCGCTGGCGCTATGTGGCCGGGCAGCTGCCCGACGTCGCCGTGGCCGCGCCGGACCTGATCGGCCACGGTCATTCGTCGTGGGCGGCGCCGTGGACCATCGACGCCAACGTCGCGGCACTGGCGGTGCTGTTGGACAGCGCCGCCGACGGCCCGGTTCCGGTGGTCGCGCATTCGTTCGGCGGCGCCATCGCGCTGCATCTGGCCGCCGCCCGGCCCGACCTGGTCGAATCTTTGGTGCTGCTCGATCCGGCGATCGGGTTGGACGGCGAGTGGATGGCGACGATCGCCGCGGCGATGCTGGCCTCCCCCGACTATCCCGATCCGGCCGAGGCGCGCGCCGAGAAGGAGCACGGCGCGTGGTCGGACGTGGATCCGGCCGTGCTCGACGCGGAGCTCGACGAGCATCTGATCGTCTTGCCGAGCGGACGTTTCGGCTGGCGGATCAGCGTGCCCGCGGTGATGTCCTACTGGAGCGAGCTGGCTCGCCCCGTGGTGCTTCCCCGCTCGACGCCGACCACCGTGGTGCGGGCGACGCGCACGTCCCCGGCGTATGTGCAGGCCGCCCTGATCGACGCCCTGCGGGCCCGGCTGGGCGAGAACTTCGCGCTGGTGGATCTGGACTGCGACCACATGGTGGATCAGGCCCGCCCGGCCGAGGCCGCCGCCGTGATCCGCGCGCAGCTGGACCGGCGCTAG
- a CDS encoding MGMT family protein, producing the protein MAAVTDDQVERVRALILAIPAGRVATYGDVADAAELSSPRIVGWILRVDGADLPWHRVVPASGRPSTQLRTEQLARLRAEGVPAVDGKIDLRSARHRF; encoded by the coding sequence ATGGCGGCGGTCACCGACGATCAGGTGGAGCGGGTGCGCGCGTTGATCCTCGCCATCCCCGCCGGCCGGGTCGCCACCTACGGCGATGTCGCCGACGCGGCAGAGCTGTCCAGCCCGCGCATCGTCGGCTGGATTCTGCGGGTGGACGGCGCCGACCTGCCGTGGCACCGGGTGGTTCCCGCCTCCGGACGGCCGTCGACCCAACTGCGCACCGAGCAGCTGGCACGGCTTCGCGCCGAAGGGGTACCGGCCGTCGACGGCAAGATCGATCTGCGCAGTGCGCGCCACCGGTTTTGA
- a CDS encoding DUF3107 domain-containing protein has protein sequence MEVKIGVTDSARELVINSAQTPDEVEKLVGAALGEAAGLLSLTDEKGRRFLVQAAKITYVEIGVADSRRVGFGIGADSATA, from the coding sequence GTGGAGGTCAAGATCGGGGTCACCGACAGCGCGCGCGAACTGGTCATCAACAGTGCGCAGACGCCCGATGAAGTGGAGAAGTTGGTCGGTGCCGCGTTGGGCGAGGCCGCCGGACTGCTCTCCCTCACCGACGAGAAGGGCCGCCGCTTCCTGGTGCAGGCCGCCAAGATCACCTACGTGGAGATCGGGGTCGCCGACAGCCGCCGGGTGGGCTTCGGGATCGGCGCGGACAGCGCGACCGCGTAG
- a CDS encoding ferritin-like fold-containing protein, translated as MNSVPSADAEAQPAVPRLPADHPGIDELFAVLAYGEVAAFYRLTDEARMAPDLRGRISMAAMAAAEMGHFELLREALERRGVDAVAAMSKYVTALDNYHRLTMPSTWLEALVKTYIGDAMAADFYLQIAHGLPDEIADVVRAVLAETKHSQFVVDEVRGAVTASAKQRSRLALWSRRLLGEAITQAQYVLADHDELVDLVMSGADGLAQLTGFFDRLQQTHDARMRELGLA; from the coding sequence ATGAATTCGGTTCCCTCGGCCGACGCCGAAGCGCAGCCGGCTGTGCCGCGACTGCCCGCCGATCATCCCGGTATCGACGAACTGTTCGCGGTGCTCGCCTACGGCGAGGTGGCGGCCTTCTACCGGCTCACCGATGAAGCCCGGATGGCGCCCGATCTGCGCGGCCGGATCTCGATGGCGGCGATGGCCGCCGCGGAGATGGGCCACTTCGAACTGCTGCGGGAAGCCCTCGAGCGCCGCGGCGTCGATGCGGTGGCGGCGATGTCGAAATACGTTACCGCGCTTGATAATTACCATCGCTTGACGATGCCCAGCACCTGGCTGGAGGCGTTGGTGAAGACCTACATCGGCGATGCGATGGCGGCCGACTTCTACCTGCAGATCGCCCACGGACTGCCCGATGAGATCGCCGATGTGGTGCGTGCGGTGCTCGCCGAGACCAAGCACTCGCAGTTCGTCGTCGACGAGGTGCGCGGTGCGGTCACGGCCAGCGCCAAACAGCGCAGCCGGCTCGCGTTGTGGTCGCGCCGACTGCTCGGCGAGGCGATCACGCAGGCCCAGTACGTGCTGGCCGATCACGACGAACTCGTGGACCTGGTGATGTCGGGTGCGGACGGGCTGGCACAGCTGACCGGGTTCTTTGACCGACTGCAGCAGACCCATGACGCGCGGATGCGCGAGCTGGGCCTGGCGTAG
- a CDS encoding ATP-dependent helicase, with protein MSECWGPEVHAALDPAQRGVLRILGGPGTGKTALLRDAAVAHVAAGTDPAAVLLLTGSGRLPAAARGALTATVLAAAGADTGRAVRDPLVRTVHGYAFAVLQRAARRAEAAPPRLVTGAEQDSVIRDLLAGEGADAWPKALHAALATDGFATELRDLMARCAERGVDPAELIGLGKRCRRPEWSAAGRFAQQYEQVMLLRAAVGTAAPQATTPALGAAELVGAALEALAVDTDLLLEERKRIRVLLVDDAQQLDPQAARLVRVLAAGVPRTLIAGDPDQAVFGFRGAEPTVLLADRPDGDTTPAIVLTASHRCAPAVARAVDAVAARLPGTRATRRLEGTGDEAGSVLVCTAATGHAEATLIADTLRRAHLVDGVPWSQMAVIVRSVPRAAARLPRTLTAAGVPVALPAAGGLPAEQPAVAALLTVLECTADTVDGPRALTLLSGPIGRVDPISLRQLQRTLRRAAPHADAAADPGERLAAVLRGTGEDLPAAHQRALRRVRGVLQAAARSHAGGHDPHHTLWQAWNRSGLQQRWLAAAERGGTAGAQAGRDLDAVTALFDLAEQYVNHTAGATLTGLVEYVTAMQLAAPRSDAAADSDAVEVLSAHAAIGREWDLVVIAGMQDGLWPNTVPRGGVLGTQRLLDTLQGFGEDVSARAPLLADERRLLVSAIGRARRRLVVTAVDGDGDGGTDEQIPSEFFTELAACDTGDRSSATPPVVAPPVLSPAGLVGRLRAVVCAPEGAVSDIERGDAATQLARLARAGVPGADPQSWYGVIPLSTAEPVLDVVAGEPVTLSPSALQKLLDCPLRWMAERHGGSDPHGLSSTIGSVIHALVAESAGNPAELLAELDRAWQRLPFTAEWHAANELQRHRVMIEAFLSWRTATRDQLTEVGTEIAFEGVLDVGAGAGVRLSGQIDRVERDAADRLVVIDVKTGKTQATRVEAQQHAQLAVYQLAVQAGLLGADEQPGGARLVYPAKPGKTGATEREQDPLTPETGRLWRERIAQAAADTVGPEFTARVNDGCSTCPVRPICPAYDEGRDA; from the coding sequence GTGAGTGAGTGCTGGGGTCCCGAGGTGCACGCCGCGCTGGATCCGGCGCAGCGCGGTGTCCTGCGGATCCTCGGCGGGCCCGGCACCGGCAAGACCGCCCTGCTGCGCGATGCGGCCGTCGCGCACGTCGCCGCCGGCACCGACCCGGCCGCCGTGCTGCTGCTGACCGGATCGGGCCGGCTGCCCGCGGCGGCCCGCGGTGCGCTCACCGCCACCGTGCTGGCCGCCGCCGGCGCGGACACCGGGCGAGCGGTCCGGGACCCGCTGGTGCGCACCGTGCACGGTTACGCCTTCGCGGTGCTGCAGCGGGCCGCCCGACGGGCCGAGGCCGCGCCGCCCCGGTTGGTCACCGGGGCCGAACAGGACAGCGTCATCCGCGATCTGCTCGCCGGGGAGGGGGCCGATGCCTGGCCGAAGGCGCTGCATGCGGCGCTGGCCACCGACGGCTTCGCCACCGAACTGCGGGACCTGATGGCCCGCTGCGCCGAGCGTGGCGTGGACCCGGCCGAACTGATCGGGCTGGGCAAGCGGTGCCGTCGCCCGGAATGGTCGGCCGCGGGCCGGTTCGCCCAGCAGTACGAACAGGTGATGCTGTTGCGTGCGGCGGTCGGTACCGCGGCCCCGCAGGCAACCACCCCCGCCCTGGGCGCCGCGGAACTGGTCGGGGCGGCGCTGGAAGCCCTGGCCGTCGACACCGATCTGCTGCTCGAGGAACGCAAGCGGATCCGAGTGTTGTTGGTCGACGACGCCCAGCAACTCGATCCGCAGGCGGCCCGGCTGGTGCGGGTGCTGGCCGCCGGAGTACCGCGAACGCTGATCGCCGGCGACCCGGATCAGGCCGTGTTCGGTTTCCGCGGCGCCGAACCCACCGTGCTGCTCGCCGACCGGCCGGACGGGGACACCACCCCGGCCATCGTGCTGACCGCGTCGCACCGGTGCGCCCCGGCGGTGGCCCGGGCGGTGGACGCGGTGGCCGCACGACTGCCCGGTACCCGTGCCACCCGCCGCCTGGAGGGCACCGGGGACGAGGCCGGGTCGGTGCTGGTGTGCACCGCCGCCACCGGCCACGCCGAGGCGACGCTGATCGCGGATACGCTGCGCCGCGCCCACCTGGTCGACGGCGTGCCGTGGTCGCAGATGGCGGTGATCGTCCGGTCGGTGCCGCGGGCAGCGGCGCGGCTGCCCCGAACCCTGACGGCGGCCGGCGTCCCGGTCGCGCTGCCGGCGGCCGGCGGGTTGCCGGCCGAACAGCCTGCGGTGGCCGCACTGCTGACGGTGCTGGAATGCACCGCGGACACCGTGGACGGGCCGCGGGCGCTGACCCTGCTCAGCGGTCCGATCGGACGGGTGGATCCGATCTCGCTGCGGCAGTTGCAACGGACGTTGCGCCGCGCGGCGCCGCACGCGGATGCGGCGGCCGATCCGGGGGAACGGCTCGCCGCGGTGCTGCGCGGCACCGGCGAGGACCTCCCGGCCGCGCACCAGCGCGCGCTGCGTCGGGTGCGGGGGGTGCTGCAGGCCGCGGCCCGCAGCCATGCCGGCGGCCACGATCCGCACCACACGCTCTGGCAGGCCTGGAATCGGTCCGGCCTACAACAACGTTGGCTGGCCGCCGCCGAGCGCGGCGGTACCGCGGGAGCGCAGGCCGGCCGCGACCTGGACGCGGTGACCGCGCTGTTCGACCTCGCCGAGCAGTACGTGAACCACACCGCCGGCGCGACCCTGACCGGGCTCGTGGAGTACGTCACCGCGATGCAGCTGGCCGCACCCCGCTCCGATGCCGCAGCCGATTCCGACGCCGTCGAGGTACTCAGTGCCCATGCGGCGATCGGCCGCGAATGGGATCTGGTGGTGATCGCCGGCATGCAGGACGGGTTGTGGCCCAACACCGTTCCGCGTGGCGGCGTGCTGGGCACCCAACGACTGCTGGACACGCTGCAGGGTTTCGGCGAAGACGTGTCGGCGCGGGCTCCGTTGCTCGCCGACGAGCGACGGCTGCTGGTGTCGGCCATCGGCCGGGCGCGGCGTCGGCTGGTGGTCACCGCGGTCGACGGAGACGGGGACGGCGGCACCGACGAGCAGATCCCCTCGGAGTTCTTCACCGAACTCGCGGCCTGCGACACCGGCGATCGATCCTCGGCGACGCCGCCCGTAGTGGCCCCTCCGGTGCTGTCCCCGGCGGGTCTGGTGGGCCGGCTACGCGCCGTGGTCTGTGCCCCGGAGGGGGCGGTCAGCGACATCGAACGTGGCGACGCGGCAACACAGTTGGCGCGGCTGGCCCGCGCCGGGGTGCCCGGAGCCGACCCGCAGAGCTGGTACGGCGTGATACCGCTGAGCACCGCGGAGCCGGTGCTGGACGTCGTGGCCGGAGAGCCCGTCACGCTGTCGCCCTCGGCGCTGCAGAAGCTGCTGGACTGCCCGCTGCGGTGGATGGCCGAACGCCACGGCGGAAGCGATCCGCACGGTCTGAGTTCGACGATCGGGTCGGTGATCCATGCCCTGGTGGCCGAATCGGCGGGCAACCCAGCAGAACTGCTGGCCGAGCTGGACCGGGCCTGGCAGCGGTTGCCGTTCACCGCGGAGTGGCACGCGGCCAACGAACTTCAGCGGCATCGCGTCATGATCGAAGCGTTCCTGTCGTGGCGGACGGCGACCCGTGACCAGCTCACCGAGGTCGGCACGGAGATCGCGTTCGAGGGCGTGCTCGACGTCGGCGCCGGTGCCGGGGTACGGCTGAGCGGCCAGATCGACCGGGTCGAACGTGACGCCGCCGACCGGCTGGTGGTCATCGACGTCAAAACCGGCAAGACCCAGGCCACCAGGGTCGAGGCGCAGCAGCACGCCCAACTGGCCGTCTACCAGTTGGCGGTGCAGGCCGGGTTGCTCGGCGCCGACGAACAGCCCGGCGGGGCCCGGTTGGTCTACCCCGCCAAACCCGGCAAAACCGGGGCCACCGAACGCGAACAGGATCCGCTCACCCCCGAAACCGGGCGACTGTGGCGGGAACGGATCGCGCAGGCGGCCGCCGACACGGTGGGCCCGGAATTCACCGCTCGGGTCAACGACGGCTGCTCGACGTGCCCGGTCCGGCCGATCTGCCCCGCCTACGACGAGGGGAGGGACGCATGA
- the moeZ gene encoding adenylyltransferase/sulfurtransferase MoeZ produces MSTALPPLVEPAGELTREEVARYSRHLIIPDVGVQGQKRLKNARVLVIGAGGLGAPTLLYLAAAGVGTIGIVDFDVVEESNLQRQVIHGVADVGRTKAESARDSIAEINPLVRVHLHQVRLQASNAVELFSRYDLILDGTDNFATRYLVNDAAALAHRPYVWGSIFRFQGQVSVFWEDAPDGRAVNYRDLYPEPPPPGTVPSCAEGGVLGVLCASIGSVMGTEAIKLITGIGESLLGRLLIYDALAMSYRSIAIRKDPAAPPITGLIDYDAFCGVVADEVAEATAGSTITPAELRELLDSGQRVALIDVREPGEWEINRIEGAQLISQSSINTGAGLAKVPLDRRAVLYCKTGIRSAEALATLKKAGFADAVHLQGGIVAWAKEMQPDMVMY; encoded by the coding sequence GTGTCGACAGCACTGCCGCCGCTGGTGGAACCGGCCGGTGAACTGACCAGGGAAGAGGTGGCCCGCTACAGCCGCCACCTGATCATTCCCGACGTCGGTGTACAGGGTCAGAAGCGGCTGAAGAACGCCCGGGTGCTGGTGATCGGAGCCGGCGGTCTGGGTGCGCCGACACTGTTGTATCTGGCCGCCGCCGGAGTCGGCACGATCGGGATCGTCGACTTCGACGTCGTCGAAGAATCGAATCTGCAGCGGCAGGTCATCCACGGGGTGGCCGATGTCGGCCGCACCAAGGCCGAAAGCGCCCGGGACTCGATCGCCGAGATCAACCCGTTGGTGCGGGTGCACCTGCATCAGGTGCGCCTGCAGGCGTCCAACGCGGTCGAGCTGTTCAGCCGCTACGACCTGATCCTGGACGGAACCGACAACTTCGCCACCCGGTATCTGGTCAACGATGCGGCGGCGCTCGCCCACAGGCCGTACGTGTGGGGGTCGATCTTTCGTTTCCAGGGGCAGGTGTCGGTGTTCTGGGAGGACGCACCGGACGGCCGGGCCGTGAACTACCGCGACCTCTACCCCGAGCCACCGCCGCCGGGCACCGTCCCGTCCTGCGCGGAGGGCGGCGTGCTGGGTGTGCTGTGCGCCTCGATCGGATCGGTGATGGGCACCGAGGCGATCAAACTCATCACCGGCATCGGGGAGTCGCTGCTGGGCCGGCTGTTGATCTACGACGCGTTGGCGATGAGTTATCGCAGCATCGCCATCCGCAAGGATCCGGCGGCCCCGCCGATCACCGGTCTGATCGACTACGACGCGTTCTGCGGTGTCGTCGCCGACGAGGTGGCCGAAGCGACCGCCGGGTCGACGATCACTCCGGCGGAACTGCGGGAACTGTTGGACTCCGGGCAGCGGGTGGCGCTGATCGATGTGCGTGAGCCGGGGGAGTGGGAGATCAACCGGATCGAGGGCGCACAACTGATTTCGCAGTCGTCGATCAACACCGGCGCAGGGTTGGCGAAGGTGCCGTTGGACCGACGGGCGGTGCTCTACTGCAAGACCGGCATCCGCTCCGCGGAGGCCCTGGCCACCCTGAAAAAGGCCGGATTCGCCGACGCCGTGCATCTTCAGGGCGGAATTGTGGCGTGGGCCAAGGAAATGCAGCCCGACATGGTCATGTACTAA
- a CDS encoding DUF3152 domain-containing protein, with product MTYDPGRSGGGRAPVLRDRFREPLRAQRDPLAGGAGRVRSDREIHRQWRKQTWLGRFVSTYGWRAYALPVLMALTVIVVYQAVTGTGVRTDAADEPVQGPPTIGSAGTSIIGAPPRGLTEFDVNLPTGVLPNGGPFTESAAMTWHVIPGTEPEFGQGTEKVFAYTIEVEDGIDTTAFGGDEAFARMVDQTLRNPKGWTHTPQIGFVRVDDSSTIAPDFRISLTSPMTVREGCGYEIPLEASCYNPSYGAKSEPRVFINEARWVRGAVPFQGDIGSYRQYLINHEVGHAIGYQHHEPCDRQDGLAPVMMQQTFGTSNDDAAKFDPEWVKPDGKTCRFNPWPAPIA from the coding sequence GTGACCTACGACCCGGGGCGAAGTGGCGGCGGTCGAGCCCCGGTACTGCGGGATCGCTTCCGCGAACCTCTGCGTGCCCAGCGTGACCCGCTGGCGGGCGGTGCCGGGCGGGTGCGGTCGGACCGCGAGATCCACCGGCAGTGGCGCAAGCAGACCTGGCTGGGCAGATTCGTCTCGACCTACGGCTGGCGCGCCTACGCGCTTCCGGTGCTCATGGCGCTCACCGTCATCGTGGTCTATCAGGCCGTGACCGGTACCGGTGTGCGCACCGACGCCGCCGACGAACCGGTGCAGGGTCCGCCGACGATCGGATCCGCCGGCACCTCGATCATCGGCGCGCCGCCGCGCGGTCTGACCGAGTTCGACGTCAACCTGCCGACCGGCGTGTTGCCGAACGGCGGTCCGTTCACCGAGTCCGCCGCGATGACCTGGCACGTCATCCCCGGTACGGAACCGGAGTTCGGCCAGGGCACCGAGAAGGTGTTCGCCTACACCATCGAGGTGGAAGACGGCATCGACACCACCGCGTTCGGTGGCGACGAGGCGTTCGCCAGGATGGTCGACCAAACCCTGCGCAACCCCAAGGGGTGGACGCACACGCCGCAGATCGGATTCGTCCGCGTCGACGACAGCAGTACGATCGCCCCCGATTTCCGGATCTCGCTGACCTCGCCGATGACGGTTCGGGAGGGCTGCGGCTACGAGATTCCGCTGGAGGCGTCCTGCTACAACCCGTCCTACGGGGCGAAGTCCGAACCGCGGGTGTTCATCAACGAGGCCCGCTGGGTTCGCGGCGCGGTGCCCTTCCAGGGCGACATCGGTTCCTACCGGCAATACCTGATCAACCACGAAGTCGGTCACGCGATCGGCTACCAGCACCATGAACCGTGCGACAGGCAGGACGGCCTGGCGCCGGTGATGATGCAGCAGACCTTCGGTACGTCCAACGACGACGCGGCCAAGTTCGACCCCGAGTGGGTCAAACCCGACGGGAAGACCTGCCGGTTCAACCCGTGGCCGGCCCCCATCGCCTGA
- a CDS encoding TetR/AcrR family transcriptional regulator: MEELMSKPIDTAERDGAKPAGRRSSGAKASPTTGRRGSRLPRDERRGQLLIAASDVFVDRGYHAAGMDEIADRAGVSKPILYQHFASKLELYLAVLARHVENLVSGVRKALRTTTDNRQRLRSAVQAFFDFIEHDSQGYRLIFENDNVAEPQVAVQVRVATESCIDAIFDLVSHDSGLDPHRARMVAVGLVAISVDCARYWLDSDRPISKDDAVDGTVAFAWGGLSHVPLTR; encoded by the coding sequence ATTGAGGAGTTGATGAGCAAACCGATCGACACTGCCGAGCGGGACGGAGCCAAGCCCGCCGGCCGCCGTTCGAGTGGCGCCAAGGCGTCGCCGACCACCGGCCGCCGGGGCAGCCGGCTACCCCGCGACGAGCGTCGCGGCCAGTTGTTGATCGCCGCCAGCGATGTGTTCGTCGACCGCGGCTACCACGCGGCGGGCATGGATGAGATCGCCGATCGGGCCGGCGTCAGCAAACCGATCCTCTACCAGCACTTCGCGTCCAAGCTGGAGTTGTACCTGGCCGTGCTGGCCCGGCACGTGGAGAACCTGGTCTCCGGTGTCCGCAAGGCACTGCGGACCACCACCGACAACCGGCAGCGGCTGCGTTCGGCGGTCCAGGCGTTCTTCGACTTCATCGAGCACGACAGCCAGGGCTACCGGCTCATCTTCGAAAACGACAACGTCGCCGAGCCACAGGTGGCCGTACAGGTGCGGGTCGCGACCGAATCCTGCATCGATGCGATCTTCGACCTGGTCAGCCACGATTCGGGGCTGGACCCGCACCGCGCCCGGATGGTCGCGGTGGGGTTGGTCGCGATCAGCGTCGACTGCGCCCGGTACTGGCTCGACAGTGACCGCCCGATCTCCAAGGACGACGCCGTCGACGGAACGGTGGCGTTCGCCTGGGGCGGCCTGTCGCACGTCCCGCTTACCCGGTAG